A window of Nomascus leucogenys isolate Asia chromosome X, Asia_NLE_v1, whole genome shotgun sequence contains these coding sequences:
- the SMIM9 gene encoding small integral membrane protein 9, with product MEPQKLLIIGFLLCSLTCLLLETVASSPSPLSALGIQEKTGSKPHSGGNHRSWLNNFRDYLRQLIKSALSPAAIVAFLLTSALMGILCCFTILVVDPVQ from the exons ATGGAACCCCAGAAGCTGCTGATAATTGGATTTCTGCTATGCTCTCTAACTTGCCTCTTGTTGGAGACAGTAGCTTCCTCTCCTTCGCCTTTGTCTGCCTTGGGAATACAAGAAAAAACAGGATCGAAACCACACTCAGGGG GTAATCACAGGTCCTGGCTGAACAACTTCAGGGATTACTTACGGCAACTTATCAAGAGTGCCTTATCTCCAGCAGCCATTGTTGCTTTTCTTCTCACCTCAGCACTGATGGGGATCCTCTGCTGCTTCAC CATTCTTGTAGTTGATCCAGTCCAGTGA